A single genomic interval of Mycolicibacterium holsaticum DSM 44478 = JCM 12374 harbors:
- a CDS encoding EspA/EspE family type VII secretion system effector, translating into MGAVDGFLATWSRARATFGEGNPQAGADFDASARLRSLQGDVESAAPASDWTGAAADTYADENLRQGRTLGAMADLDRRLAAEVDRSAAVVAAGRRDLDAVKQWVLDAAATAPSEQMTWPVVRKGVGDVAEIIERSHADLSAIAGRIRALGGEYAELGGDRTPVSLMGNGQDDKDVPETALDLADIVQLAPFDPNDESTYGPPGYKELVPGSGTWIPDPGSPTFPKSPPEAPVDLNDIVDRGRGSLGQPWEIELIPGSGVWVPDPNYGNPR; encoded by the coding sequence GTGGGCGCGGTGGACGGTTTTCTGGCGACGTGGTCGCGTGCCCGCGCCACGTTCGGTGAGGGGAATCCGCAGGCCGGTGCGGACTTCGATGCGAGCGCGCGGTTGCGGTCGCTGCAGGGCGACGTGGAATCGGCTGCGCCTGCCTCGGACTGGACCGGCGCGGCAGCCGACACGTATGCCGATGAGAACCTGCGCCAGGGCCGGACTCTTGGCGCGATGGCCGATCTGGACCGGCGGCTGGCGGCCGAGGTGGACCGCTCCGCGGCCGTCGTGGCCGCCGGTCGCCGCGACCTCGACGCCGTCAAACAGTGGGTGCTCGACGCCGCGGCCACCGCACCCAGCGAGCAGATGACCTGGCCAGTGGTCCGCAAGGGCGTCGGCGACGTCGCGGAGATCATCGAGCGCTCGCACGCCGACCTGTCGGCGATCGCCGGGCGAATCCGCGCGCTCGGAGGCGAGTATGCGGAGCTGGGTGGGGACCGCACGCCGGTGAGCCTGATGGGCAACGGGCAAGACGACAAGGACGTCCCCGAGACCGCGCTCGATCTGGCCGACATCGTGCAGCTCGCGCCGTTCGACCCCAACGATGAAAGTACCTACGGTCCACCCGGTTACAAGGAGCTGGTGCCGGGATCAGGCACCTGGATACCGGACCCGGGCAGCCCCACGTTCCCGAAGAGTCCGCCCGAGGCGCCGGTGGACCTCAACGACATCGTGGATCGCGGTCGGGGCAGTCTCGGGCAGCCGTGGGAGATCGAACTCATCCCGGGATCGGGCGTGTGGGTGCCCGATCCGAATTACGGCAATCCGCGGTAG
- a CDS encoding DUF5642 family protein: MHWHRGAVALLVWSCAVVVGCASETSVQEPAADIDLSRLNEIRGDFPPGFEPEGLSVPERRTAQQAALVGDTVGNGRPFTVEPPQCRPLLEPVRGRAGADRIGVGAQGPDSQVITVSVTDPVTVPAGLPSTGCERVAFHVRSDIRTVGTATPLTAPGIDGAATSAIKVAIDGIDYVEYFYVAILDGRVFTQVRARVNPEFAAEPLISDLLTKAVAAIGGR; this comes from the coding sequence ATGCATTGGCACCGGGGCGCCGTGGCACTGCTGGTGTGGTCGTGCGCCGTAGTGGTCGGTTGTGCGTCTGAGACGTCGGTGCAAGAACCCGCCGCCGACATCGACCTTTCGCGCCTCAACGAGATCCGCGGCGACTTCCCGCCGGGTTTCGAACCCGAAGGGCTCTCGGTGCCGGAGCGGCGGACCGCCCAACAGGCAGCGCTCGTCGGCGACACCGTCGGCAACGGCCGACCGTTCACGGTCGAGCCGCCACAGTGCCGCCCGCTGCTCGAACCGGTCCGGGGCCGAGCCGGCGCCGACCGAATCGGCGTCGGCGCCCAAGGACCGGACAGCCAGGTCATCACCGTCAGCGTGACGGACCCGGTCACGGTACCCGCAGGCCTGCCGTCCACGGGCTGTGAGCGGGTGGCGTTCCATGTCCGAAGTGACATCCGCACGGTCGGTACGGCCACACCGCTGACCGCGCCTGGTATCGACGGCGCCGCCACCAGCGCCATCAAGGTCGCTATCGACGGGATCGACTACGTCGAGTACTTCTATGTCGCGATCCTCGACGGCCGCGTCTTTACCCAGGTGCGGGCGCGGGTCAATCCTGAGTTCGCCGCGGAGCCACTTATTTCCGATCTTCTGACCAAGGCCGTCGCCGCGATAGGTGGCCGGTGA
- a CDS encoding NAD(P)-dependent oxidoreductase, translated as MTDLTLGYIGLGNQGAPMAKRLVDWPGGLIVFDVRTEAMTPLAELGATLADSVADVARAEVISVTVLNDEQVRDVVGQLAERAQPGTVIAIHSTIEPDTARDLAESLRPKGIHIVDAPVSGGAGAADNGELAVMVGADEEAYAMVKPVFKKWASLVVRAGEPGAGTRMKLARNMLTFTGFAAACEAQKLAEAAGIDLQKLGRVVRHSDAQSGGPGAIMYRDDTKPLTPDHFLHDMFIHTRGLGEKDLRLALGLGQATGVDLPLAEVALKNLAAGLGVPHTKE; from the coding sequence ATGACCGACCTCACGTTGGGTTACATCGGGCTGGGTAACCAGGGAGCGCCGATGGCGAAGCGGCTCGTCGACTGGCCCGGTGGGCTCATCGTCTTCGACGTCCGCACGGAGGCGATGACCCCGCTGGCGGAATTGGGCGCGACGCTCGCCGACAGCGTCGCCGACGTGGCGCGCGCCGAGGTCATCAGCGTCACGGTGCTCAACGACGAGCAGGTGCGCGACGTGGTGGGGCAGCTTGCCGAACGTGCGCAGCCGGGCACCGTCATCGCCATCCACTCGACGATCGAGCCGGATACCGCGCGGGATTTAGCTGAAAGCCTGCGGCCCAAGGGAATCCATATCGTGGACGCCCCGGTCAGCGGCGGTGCCGGCGCGGCCGACAACGGCGAGCTTGCCGTGATGGTCGGCGCCGACGAAGAGGCGTACGCCATGGTCAAGCCGGTGTTCAAAAAGTGGGCATCGCTTGTGGTCCGCGCGGGGGAGCCGGGGGCAGGCACCCGAATGAAGCTGGCGCGCAACATGTTGACGTTCACCGGGTTCGCCGCAGCGTGCGAGGCGCAGAAACTGGCAGAAGCGGCAGGCATCGATCTGCAGAAGCTCGGCCGGGTGGTGCGGCACAGCGATGCGCAGAGTGGCGGCCCCGGCGCCATCATGTACCGCGACGACACCAAGCCGCTGACCCCCGACCACTTTCTGCACGACATGTTCATCCACACCCGTGGACTCGGGGAGAAGGATCTGCGCTTGGCGCTCGGTCTCGGCCAGGCCACCGGTGTGGACCTGCCGCTTGCCGAGGTGGCCCTGAAGAATCTGGCCGCCGGGCTCGGCGTGCCGCACACGAAGGAGTAA
- a CDS encoding TetR/AcrR family transcriptional regulator encodes MRTHGWSGSAPATDDEAIGRILDAAGKAIDARGADFSIADVARTLGVTRQTVYRYFPSTDALLQASAQRAATDFLDRLAEHLHGLTDPREAVAEGIATALEWIPKDKHIGLLLMPGRASAFSQTVTSDVALQFADSMLRRFDVDWSGLGFDDDDLDDLAEHLLRIIQSFVIDPGRPPRQGIELRDYLRRWVGAALPGQ; translated from the coding sequence GTGCGCACCCACGGTTGGTCCGGTTCGGCGCCAGCGACCGACGACGAGGCGATAGGCCGGATCCTCGACGCCGCAGGCAAGGCCATCGACGCGCGCGGCGCGGACTTTTCCATCGCCGACGTCGCCAGGACGCTGGGCGTGACGCGGCAGACGGTGTACCGATATTTCCCGAGCACCGACGCCCTGCTGCAGGCCTCGGCGCAACGCGCGGCCACCGACTTCCTCGACCGGCTGGCCGAGCACCTGCACGGGCTCACCGACCCGCGGGAGGCGGTTGCCGAGGGAATCGCCACCGCGCTGGAGTGGATCCCCAAGGACAAGCACATCGGCCTCCTGCTCATGCCCGGCAGAGCCAGCGCATTCAGCCAGACGGTGACCTCCGACGTGGCGCTGCAATTCGCCGACTCGATGCTGCGCCGGTTCGACGTCGACTGGTCCGGGCTGGGCTTCGACGACGACGACCTCGACGACCTGGCCGAGCACCTGCTGCGGATCATCCAATCGTTCGTCATCGATCCGGGCCGCCCACCCCGGCAGGGCATCGAGCTTCGCGACTACCTGCGTCGATGGGTGGGGGCGGCACTGCCGGGGCAGTGA
- a CDS encoding SDR family oxidoreductase, protein MGLYEDQFKDKVAIVTGSGGGIGQVYAEALAREGAAVVVADINAEAAEAVAKQISADGGTAISVPVDVSDIDSAKAMADRTLAEFGGIDYLVNNAAIFGGMKLDFLITVDWDYYKKFMSVNMDGALVCTRAVYKKMAKRGGGAIVNQSSTAAWLYANFYGLAKVGVNGLTQQLATELGGMNIRINAIAPGPIDTEANRTTTPQEMVADIVKGIPLSRMGQTDDLVGMCLFLLSDQAKWITGQIFNVDGGQIIRS, encoded by the coding sequence ATGGGGCTCTACGAGGACCAGTTCAAGGACAAGGTCGCGATCGTCACCGGATCCGGCGGCGGCATCGGCCAAGTGTATGCCGAGGCGCTCGCGCGGGAAGGCGCCGCGGTGGTGGTGGCCGACATCAACGCCGAGGCCGCCGAGGCGGTGGCCAAGCAGATCAGCGCCGACGGGGGCACCGCGATCAGCGTGCCCGTGGACGTGTCGGACATCGACTCGGCCAAGGCGATGGCCGACCGCACGCTCGCGGAGTTCGGCGGCATCGACTACCTGGTCAACAACGCCGCGATCTTCGGCGGCATGAAGCTGGACTTCCTGATCACCGTCGACTGGGACTACTACAAGAAGTTCATGAGCGTGAACATGGACGGCGCGCTGGTGTGCACGCGCGCGGTCTACAAGAAGATGGCCAAACGCGGGGGCGGCGCGATCGTCAACCAGTCCTCGACCGCGGCCTGGCTGTACGCGAATTTCTACGGGCTGGCCAAGGTCGGCGTCAACGGCCTGACCCAACAGTTGGCCACCGAACTCGGCGGCATGAACATCCGCATCAACGCCATCGCGCCGGGACCGATCGACACCGAGGCCAACCGCACCACCACGCCGCAGGAGATGGTCGCCGACATCGTGAAGGGAATTCCGTTGTCGCGCATGGGCCAGACCGACGATCTGGTCGGCATGTGCCTGTTTCTGCTCTCCGATCAGGCCAAGTGGATCACCGGCCAGATCTTCAACGTCGACGGCGGACAGATCATCCGATCATGA
- a CDS encoding carboxymuconolactone decarboxylase family protein, with amino-acid sequence MDEQRRKGLEKMNEVYGWEMPNIEGDEYFDLTVDHLFGSIWTRPGLSMRDKRIMTLTVVTALGDQALAEIQTNAALHNGELTVSELKEMAVFLTHYLGFPLGSKLDGVVAKVAKQRKKAEEKGRGEDKKANVNAALKMHSGSDLDDK; translated from the coding sequence GTGGACGAACAGCGCCGCAAGGGCCTCGAGAAGATGAACGAGGTGTACGGCTGGGAGATGCCCAACATCGAAGGCGACGAGTACTTCGACCTGACCGTCGACCATCTCTTCGGCTCGATCTGGACGCGTCCGGGGTTGTCGATGCGCGATAAGCGCATCATGACGCTGACCGTTGTGACGGCGCTGGGCGACCAGGCGCTGGCCGAGATCCAGACCAACGCTGCGCTGCACAACGGGGAACTCACCGTGAGCGAACTCAAGGAGATGGCCGTTTTCCTCACGCATTATCTGGGCTTTCCGCTCGGCTCGAAGCTGGACGGTGTCGTAGCGAAGGTGGCCAAACAGCGTAAGAAGGCCGAAGAAAAGGGCCGGGGCGAGGATAAGAAGGCCAACGTGAACGCGGCGCTGAAGATGCACTCGGGAAGCGATCTGGATGACAAGTAG
- a CDS encoding aldehyde dehydrogenase, translated as MALLANRESQLFVDGKLVAGSAGTFPTVNPATEEVLGVAADANADDMGRAIEAARRAFDDTDWSTNTELRVRCVRQLQEALTNHVEELRDITIAEVGAPRMLTSAAQLEGPVADLSFCADTAENYEWTTDLGIASPMGIKTRRTITREAVGVVGAITPWNFPHQINLAKLGPALAAGNTIILKPAPDTPWCAAVLGELIAEHTDIPPGVVNIVTSSDHGVGALLSKDPRVDMVSFTGSTVTGRAVMADGSATLKKVFLELGGKSAFVVLDDADLAGACSMSAFTASMHAGQGCAITTRLLVPRARYDEAVDAAAATMAGLKPGDPNDAGTICGPLISARQRDRVQGYLDSAVAEGGRFAAGGGRPADRDTGFFIEPTVIAGLDNTAKVAREEIFGPVLTVIAHDGDDDAVRIANDSPYGLSGTVFSPDVERANRVAARLRVGTVNVNGGVWYSADMPFGGYKQSGIGREMGLAGFEEYLEIKAIATAV; from the coding sequence ATGGCACTGCTAGCCAATCGCGAGAGCCAACTGTTCGTCGACGGCAAGCTCGTCGCCGGTAGTGCCGGGACGTTCCCGACGGTCAACCCCGCCACCGAGGAGGTGCTCGGCGTCGCTGCCGACGCGAACGCCGACGACATGGGCCGCGCGATCGAGGCGGCGCGCCGGGCGTTCGACGACACCGACTGGTCGACGAACACCGAGTTGCGGGTGCGCTGTGTGCGTCAGTTGCAGGAAGCGCTGACCAACCACGTTGAGGAACTGCGCGACATCACGATCGCCGAGGTCGGTGCGCCGCGGATGCTGACCTCGGCCGCCCAGCTCGAGGGACCGGTCGCCGACCTGAGCTTCTGCGCCGACACCGCCGAGAACTACGAGTGGACAACCGATCTCGGCATCGCTTCGCCGATGGGTATCAAAACCCGCCGGACGATCACCCGTGAGGCGGTCGGCGTGGTGGGTGCCATCACGCCGTGGAACTTCCCGCATCAGATCAACCTCGCCAAGCTCGGCCCGGCGCTGGCGGCCGGCAACACCATAATCCTCAAACCGGCCCCGGACACCCCGTGGTGCGCGGCCGTGCTCGGAGAGCTCATCGCCGAGCACACCGATATTCCGCCGGGGGTGGTCAACATCGTCACCTCGAGTGACCACGGCGTAGGCGCGCTGCTGTCCAAAGACCCACGCGTGGACATGGTTTCGTTCACCGGCTCGACGGTGACCGGGCGAGCCGTGATGGCCGACGGCTCGGCCACGCTCAAGAAGGTGTTCTTGGAACTCGGCGGCAAGTCGGCGTTCGTGGTACTCGACGACGCAGATCTGGCGGGCGCGTGCTCGATGTCGGCGTTCACCGCGTCGATGCACGCCGGCCAGGGATGTGCGATCACCACCCGGCTGCTGGTGCCCCGGGCCCGCTACGACGAGGCCGTCGATGCCGCCGCGGCGACGATGGCCGGGCTCAAACCCGGCGACCCCAACGACGCCGGAACCATTTGCGGACCGCTGATTTCGGCGCGTCAGCGTGACCGGGTTCAGGGCTATCTCGATTCGGCGGTCGCGGAGGGCGGCCGGTTCGCCGCGGGCGGTGGCCGACCCGCCGACCGCGACACCGGGTTCTTCATCGAGCCCACCGTCATCGCCGGCTTGGACAACACCGCCAAGGTCGCGCGCGAGGAGATCTTCGGCCCCGTGCTCACGGTCATCGCCCACGACGGCGACGACGACGCCGTGCGCATCGCCAACGACTCGCCCTACGGCCTGTCCGGCACCGTGTTCTCCCCGGACGTCGAGCGCGCCAACCGCGTGGCGGCCCGGCTGCGCGTCGGCACGGTGAACGTCAACGGCGGCGTCTGGTACTCGGCTGACATGCCGTTCGGCGGATACAAGCAGTCCGGCATCGGCCGGGAGATGGGATTGGCCGGCTTCGAGGAATACCTGGAGATCAAGGCCATCGCTACGGCGGTGTGA